One genomic region from Pseudomonas hormoni encodes:
- the gspM gene encoding type II secretion system protein GspM has translation MKIFWQRLSFREQRLLLGVGVFLLVVAVFSLIWQPTRQRLETVERRHQQQLALAAQLQRAQPRSTVAVVADQPLSLRISESVAAVGLELHQMDADNDLLRLSLSGDAKTLLQWLDRAEREGVVVQSLTLEKRDAVLEARVVLR, from the coding sequence ATGAAAATCTTCTGGCAACGTCTCTCTTTTCGTGAGCAGCGACTACTGTTGGGCGTGGGCGTGTTTTTGCTGGTTGTCGCGGTGTTCAGTCTGATTTGGCAACCGACCCGTCAGCGTCTGGAAACCGTCGAGCGTCGGCATCAACAGCAACTGGCCCTGGCGGCGCAGCTGCAACGGGCGCAACCCCGCAGTACCGTTGCGGTCGTTGCTGATCAGCCCTTGTCGTTGCGTATCAGCGAAAGCGTTGCGGCGGTAGGGCTTGAATTGCATCAGATGGATGCTGACAACGACCTGCTGCGCTTGAGCCTCAGCGGTGATGCGAAGACGCTGTTGCAATGGCTGGATCGTGCTGAGCGTGAGGGGGTTGTGGTGCAATCGCTGACGCTGGAAAAGCGTGATGCGGTGCTTGAGGCGCGGGTGGTGCTCAGGTAG